The proteins below come from a single candidate division WOR-3 bacterium genomic window:
- a CDS encoding sulfide/dihydroorotate dehydrogenase-like FAD/NAD-binding protein, producing MYKILKREKIVPNIHHLVIESDVIHTNAQAGEFIVVRADEPGERIPLNLVDWNEKSVSAVFMEIGTSTRKLAALKAGDEIATLVGPLGKPTEMLKDKNILCVGGCYGIGALLPVIRAFKKNGNRIITAIEARSEFLLYWQERLKEYSDDFYEITRDGTRGFKGHVNDFLAGYLKQNKVDMVYVQGCTYLTYLTSETTRPLEVKTIVGLNPIMVDATGMCGVCRVIVAGETKFGCVDGPEFDGHKVDWENLLSRRKIYLKEEVYSLSFYECETYG from the coding sequence GTCATCCACACGAACGCCCAGGCAGGTGAATTCATCGTTGTCCGCGCCGACGAACCAGGTGAACGCATTCCCCTCAATCTCGTTGACTGGAATGAAAAAAGCGTAAGCGCGGTATTCATGGAGATCGGCACTTCGACAAGAAAACTTGCTGCTCTCAAAGCCGGCGATGAAATCGCGACTCTGGTGGGCCCTCTGGGTAAACCCACCGAAATGTTAAAGGACAAAAATATCCTTTGCGTTGGTGGATGCTACGGTATTGGTGCACTCCTGCCAGTCATACGGGCGTTCAAAAAGAACGGCAACCGTATCATCACGGCGATCGAGGCACGCAGCGAATTCCTTCTCTACTGGCAGGAAAGGCTGAAGGAATATAGCGATGATTTCTACGAGATAACACGCGACGGTACCAGAGGATTCAAGGGTCACGTGAACGATTTCCTTGCTGGCTACCTGAAACAGAACAAGGTTGACATGGTGTACGTGCAGGGCTGCACATACCTCACTTATCTAACATCAGAAACAACGCGCCCGCTTGAAGTCAAGACCATCGTTGGTCTCAATCCCATAATGGTCGACGCGACCGGGATGTGCGGCGTCTGCCGTGTCATCGTTGCGGGCGAAACAAAATTCGGGTGCGTCGATGGACCGGAATTCGACGGACATAAGGTTGATTGGGAGAACCTTCTATCGCGCCGCAAAATTTATCTGAAAGAGGAAGTCTATTCCTTGAGTTTCTACGAGTGTGAAACCTATGGCTAG